A genomic segment from Eisenibacter elegans DSM 3317 encodes:
- the lpcA gene encoding D-sedoheptulose 7-phosphate isomerase — MQDLIRQELAEAQQVLERFLSDPANTQAIEAGAALMVASIGQGGKIISCGNGGSHCDAMHFAEELTGRYRDNRPALPAIAISDPSHLSCVSNDYGYQYVFSRFVEALGQGQDTLLAISTSGNSANVVEAVKAAKQKGMKVVALTGKDGGALAALADVEVRVPHQGYADRIQEIHIKVIHLFIRLIELQVAA, encoded by the coding sequence ATGCAAGACCTTATTCGCCAAGAATTGGCAGAAGCGCAACAGGTACTGGAGCGCTTTCTTTCTGACCCTGCCAACACCCAAGCCATAGAGGCTGGCGCTGCCCTGATGGTGGCCAGCATAGGCCAAGGTGGGAAAATTATTTCTTGTGGCAATGGCGGCTCTCATTGTGATGCCATGCACTTTGCAGAGGAACTTACAGGGCGCTATCGTGATAATCGCCCCGCACTGCCCGCCATTGCCATCTCTGACCCTAGCCACCTGAGCTGTGTCAGCAATGACTATGGCTATCAGTATGTGTTCTCTAGGTTTGTAGAGGCTTTGGGGCAGGGTCAAGATACGCTCCTAGCCATCAGCACCAGTGGCAACTCGGCCAATGTAGTGGAAGCCGTCAAAGCAGCCAAACAAAAAGGGATGAAAGTCGTAGCCCTCACGGGCAAAGATGGCGGCGCCTTGGCTGCCTTGGCCGATGTAGAAGTCCGTGTGCCACATCAAGGCTATGCCGACCGAATCCAAGAAATACACATTAAGGTAATCCATTTGTTTATTAGGCTGATTGAGCTGCAGGTAGCAGCGTAG
- a CDS encoding acyl-CoA reductase: protein MNISQKIDAFVQLGLRLQQLSPETRALLYKRIEQENPWFTPESLDFALAGIGRFLDAEALAKWVSAYPSLAQARQQPKRIGVIMAGNIPAVGFHDFLSVLLSGHQLQAKLSSQDSLLLPFIASQLLEIAPDFAPYIQWVERLEQPDAVIATGSDNTYRYFEHYFGQYPHILRRNRVSCAVLDGNESAQDLQALAEDVFRYFGLGCRNVAKLFVPKGYSPVMLLDNFEHWNHLAHHNKYMNNYSYRRSVLLINQLHHWDNGFLLLREDETLTSHIGVLHLGYYEDDAALDSQLRAQADKLQCVVSRQGYWPNSLPLGTAQTPVLEDYADGIDTLEFLIGLS, encoded by the coding sequence ATGAATATATCACAAAAAATTGACGCTTTTGTTCAACTAGGTCTACGACTCCAACAACTTTCGCCCGAAACCCGGGCGCTCTTATACAAGCGCATAGAGCAGGAGAATCCTTGGTTTACACCTGAGAGTTTGGACTTTGCTCTGGCGGGCATCGGTCGTTTTTTGGACGCTGAGGCGCTGGCCAAGTGGGTGTCAGCCTACCCTAGTTTGGCACAAGCCCGGCAACAGCCCAAACGCATAGGGGTAATTATGGCCGGCAATATTCCGGCGGTAGGTTTTCACGATTTCCTCTCGGTATTGCTCAGTGGGCATCAGCTACAAGCCAAACTCAGCAGCCAAGATAGCTTGCTCTTGCCTTTTATTGCCAGCCAGCTTCTGGAGATTGCCCCTGATTTTGCCCCATACATCCAGTGGGTAGAGCGCTTGGAGCAACCCGATGCAGTGATTGCCACAGGTAGCGACAATACCTATCGTTATTTTGAACATTATTTCGGCCAATATCCTCATATATTGCGCCGCAACAGGGTTTCTTGCGCAGTATTGGATGGCAATGAAAGCGCCCAAGATTTACAAGCGCTGGCTGAGGATGTGTTTCGGTATTTTGGATTGGGATGCAGGAATGTGGCCAAGCTTTTTGTACCGAAGGGCTACAGCCCCGTGATGTTGCTCGATAACTTTGAGCACTGGAATCACCTAGCGCACCACAACAAGTATATGAACAATTATAGCTATCGGCGTTCGGTGTTGCTTATCAATCAATTACATCATTGGGACAACGGCTTTTTGTTGCTGCGCGAAGACGAAACCCTGACTTCACACATAGGGGTGTTGCACTTGGGGTACTACGAAGATGATGCTGCGCTCGACAGCCAACTTCGCGCACAGGCCGACAAACTGCAATGTGTTGTCTCGCGACAAGGTTACTGGCCTAATAGCCTTCCTTTAGGAACTGCACAAACACCAGTGCTTGAAGACTATGCCGACGGGATAGATACCCTAGAGTTCCTCATAGGTTTATCATAA
- a CDS encoding 4Fe-4S dicluster domain-containing protein, whose translation MAIIITDECINCGACEPECPNTAIYEGGVEWRWSDGTSLTAVELEDGSVVEGDALQAPISDEFYYIVSGKCTECMGFHEEPQCAAVCPVDCCVDDPDYRETEEELLAKKDWMHDAA comes from the coding sequence ATGGCTATCATAATCACTGATGAATGCATCAACTGTGGTGCTTGCGAGCCAGAATGCCCCAACACTGCTATTTATGAGGGTGGGGTAGAATGGCGTTGGTCTGATGGCACAAGCCTGACGGCTGTAGAACTGGAAGACGGAAGCGTAGTAGAGGGAGATGCGCTACAAGCGCCCATCTCTGATGAGTTTTATTATATTGTTTCGGGCAAATGTACCGAGTGTATGGGCTTCCACGAAGAGCCTCAATGTGCCGCAGTATGCCCTGTAGACTGTTGTGTGGATGACCCAGACTACCGCGAAACAGAAGAAGAACTGCTGGCCAAAAAAGATTGGATGCACGACGCTGCCTAG
- a CDS encoding DUF6989 domain-containing protein encodes MMNYVDSRHDTKAPALSEHKAVLWLHIAFGLCCLAGMSIQALPVGWRLMGLVLCYQFLLLGTAKYGRYVRLWQIWTFVMPLSIFQVVPDWFLSAVLQTLVFPEDGLFKIGTVSGYMAGLWTIPMFLVIYVALQVPERWAHLTAAGVALLIFGSSEAVSHHLLGSWYAQNVQMWGTVAWYVLPAEALLGAVGYEAYRQTAQSPWYTKVAATSLVMLVYLGTLAAGYLWIERGGAMV; translated from the coding sequence ATGATGAACTATGTTGACTCTCGACACGATACGAAAGCGCCGGCGCTGTCTGAACACAAGGCGGTACTGTGGCTACACATAGCTTTCGGGCTGTGTTGTCTGGCCGGAATGAGTATTCAGGCCTTGCCCGTGGGTTGGCGCTTGATGGGGCTTGTGTTGTGCTATCAGTTTTTACTTTTGGGCACAGCAAAGTATGGTCGCTATGTGCGGCTCTGGCAGATATGGACTTTTGTGATGCCCCTCAGCATCTTTCAGGTAGTTCCTGACTGGTTTCTGTCAGCAGTGTTACAAACCTTGGTATTTCCTGAAGACGGGCTTTTCAAAATCGGTACGGTGTCTGGGTATATGGCCGGTTTGTGGACTATCCCGATGTTTTTGGTAATCTATGTGGCTTTACAAGTCCCTGAGCGTTGGGCGCACCTTACGGCAGCTGGCGTGGCATTGTTGATATTTGGAAGCTCTGAGGCCGTCAGTCATCATCTACTAGGTTCTTGGTATGCCCAAAATGTGCAAATGTGGGGCACTGTGGCTTGGTATGTTTTGCCTGCTGAAGCCTTGTTGGGGGCTGTGGGCTATGAGGCATACCGCCAAACTGCACAAAGCCCTTGGTATACCAAGGTTGCCGCCACCTCATTGGTGATGCTGGTATATTTGGGTACATTGGCTGCCGGTTATTTGTGGATAGAGCGAGGCGGTGCGATGGTATAA
- a CDS encoding carboxypeptidase-like regulatory domain-containing protein, with amino-acid sequence MLTLSAILRLGAKNAVWWMLGLCVCCPWLSHAQVGGQILDSTNNSPIPFAHIFIPNTTYQTISDTKGNFHLPKTLSQPFELLITAVGYHPYSHRVESPADTLLKVMLGEKITTLASVVVQAHSEADYTHFEEILLGHTAFSKYCKVLNPQDIGIHFDPSESLLSAYTAGEALIIENQALGYRVYLHDLTFAYHTRSGFLQYTSKPLFEPLRPKNRQQERRWAANRQRAYLGSLQHFLAAAYAGQTAEQGFEVRALEKVLNPRRQQADSILRAMRQLVMQNPNGLLNLTMPDSLIKATSEPVYVGQFLYDGLLPNDYYLHTIDKDHKLLQFQHYLHITYTREGEEPGLRRNMLGGVAPAEKVQVSLLRLYEQAAIRLYPQGYVEDPRAILIENYWAFEKMGEFLPLDYTLE; translated from the coding sequence ATGCTAACACTATCAGCTATTCTTCGATTAGGAGCCAAAAACGCTGTATGGTGGATGCTTGGCCTGTGTGTATGTTGCCCTTGGCTGAGCCACGCCCAAGTTGGGGGGCAAATATTAGACAGTACCAACAACTCGCCTATTCCTTTTGCACACATATTCATCCCCAATACCACTTATCAAACTATTTCGGATACCAAAGGGAATTTTCATCTACCCAAAACATTGTCCCAACCTTTTGAGCTACTCATCACTGCCGTGGGCTATCATCCCTATAGCCACAGGGTAGAAAGCCCTGCCGACACCTTGCTCAAGGTAATGTTGGGGGAGAAAATTACTACCTTGGCCTCCGTAGTGGTACAGGCACATAGTGAAGCAGATTATACCCATTTTGAGGAGATACTGTTGGGGCACACAGCATTTTCGAAATACTGCAAAGTCCTCAACCCTCAAGATATTGGTATACACTTCGACCCGTCAGAATCATTGCTCAGTGCTTATACAGCAGGGGAGGCCCTCATTATCGAGAATCAGGCCCTAGGCTACCGGGTATATCTTCACGATTTGACCTTTGCCTACCATACCCGCAGCGGTTTTTTGCAGTATACATCCAAACCGCTGTTTGAGCCTTTGCGCCCTAAGAATCGACAACAGGAGCGACGCTGGGCAGCCAACCGCCAACGTGCTTACCTAGGGTCGTTACAACATTTCTTGGCCGCAGCTTACGCAGGGCAAACCGCTGAACAGGGGTTTGAAGTAAGGGCTTTGGAGAAAGTCCTGAACCCTCGAAGGCAACAGGCCGACAGCATCTTGCGAGCAATGCGCCAACTCGTGATGCAAAACCCCAATGGGTTACTCAACTTGACAATGCCCGACAGCCTTATCAAAGCAACCAGTGAACCGGTCTATGTTGGGCAGTTTTTGTACGATGGGCTACTACCCAACGACTATTATCTCCATACTATTGACAAGGACCATAAGCTGCTTCAGTTTCAACACTACCTACACATCACCTACACCCGAGAAGGCGAAGAGCCTGGGCTGAGGCGTAATATGTTGGGAGGGGTAGCGCCCGCAGAAAAAGTACAGGTGTCCTTGCTGAGGCTCTACGAGCAAGCGGCCATAAGGCTTTATCCGCAAGGCTATGTGGAAGACCCTAGGGCTATTTTGATAGAAAATTATTGGGCTTTTGAAAAAATGGGGGAGTTTCTCCCGCTCGACTATACGCTCGAATGA
- a CDS encoding S66 peptidase family protein, whose product MQKPPFLKAGDTVAVVAPANRVNANDLHMGLQIIKSWGLKVILGQHLFETYYQFAGTDEQRREDFQAVLDNPEVKAIFCARGGYGSLRIIDSLDFSVFVEHPKWVVGFSDVTVMHNHLHNLGYETIHGSMPLLFPRQTHETIDSVYCRLFGRPYPIHTVSNPNNRQGSAQGEIVGGNLTLFANTIGTLSEIDTTGKILLLEDVDEYVYHIDRLLIHLRRAGKLSRLAGLLVGQFSDLRENYVPFDKSVYEIVLELTADYDYPIYFDFPAGHDHHNLAVYVGAEATLEINEHYSSLVFEGEQE is encoded by the coding sequence ATGCAAAAACCCCCCTTTCTGAAAGCTGGCGACACTGTCGCCGTGGTAGCACCGGCCAATAGGGTCAATGCCAATGACTTACATATGGGCTTGCAGATTATCAAGAGTTGGGGGCTGAAGGTCATCTTGGGTCAACATCTTTTTGAGACCTACTATCAGTTTGCTGGCACTGACGAGCAACGCCGGGAAGATTTTCAGGCCGTGCTTGACAATCCCGAGGTCAAGGCGATTTTCTGTGCTCGTGGAGGGTATGGGTCGCTGCGTATTATTGACAGCCTTGATTTTAGTGTTTTTGTAGAACACCCCAAATGGGTGGTAGGCTTTAGTGATGTAACCGTCATGCACAACCACCTCCACAACCTCGGCTACGAAACCATTCACGGCAGTATGCCCTTGTTATTTCCCCGCCAAACCCACGAAACCATCGATAGTGTGTATTGTCGACTCTTTGGACGACCTTATCCTATCCATACGGTCAGCAATCCGAATAACCGCCAAGGTAGTGCTCAAGGCGAAATAGTAGGCGGCAATCTGACGCTTTTTGCCAATACAATCGGTACACTATCCGAAATCGATACTACGGGCAAAATACTGCTACTCGAAGACGTTGATGAATATGTTTACCATATCGACCGCTTGTTGATACACCTACGGCGCGCCGGGAAGCTCTCCCGATTGGCAGGCTTGCTGGTAGGGCAGTTTTCGGATTTGCGCGAAAACTATGTCCCCTTCGATAAAAGTGTGTATGAGATTGTCTTAGAGCTGACCGCTGACTATGACTACCCCATTTATTTTGATTTTCCTGCTGGGCACGACCACCATAACCTTGCGGTCTATGTTGGCGCAGAGGCCACACTCGAAATCAACGAACATTATTCGTCTCTTGTTTTTGAAGGAGAGCAAGAGTGA
- a CDS encoding OmpH family outer membrane protein — translation MKIKGLFTTLFAVAILFATSQVQAQHKIAYFDLNYVMSKLPAAKQAQASLQTFQKQLQERVQQESAVVERKYEELATKAQNPANLTDSERQKLQMDLQSIQLEAQSIQERAEKEFNEKQAKTLEPIYKNIEDTIRVIAEEKGYDYVLRIEAILFEKPENNISDLVLSKLGN, via the coding sequence ATGAAAATCAAAGGATTATTCACAACTCTTTTCGCTGTCGCTATTTTGTTTGCTACTTCACAAGTACAAGCGCAACACAAAATTGCATACTTTGACCTCAACTATGTGATGTCGAAACTACCAGCTGCCAAACAAGCGCAAGCCAGCTTGCAAACTTTCCAAAAGCAGCTCCAAGAGCGTGTACAACAAGAATCAGCTGTTGTAGAGCGCAAATATGAGGAGTTGGCAACTAAGGCGCAAAACCCTGCCAACCTTACAGATAGTGAGCGCCAGAAACTACAAATGGATTTGCAGTCTATTCAGCTGGAGGCGCAGTCTATCCAAGAGCGTGCAGAGAAAGAGTTTAACGAGAAGCAGGCCAAAACCTTAGAGCCAATCTACAAAAACATTGAAGATACCATCCGTGTTATTGCTGAAGAAAAAGGCTATGATTATGTGTTGCGTATCGAAGCTATTTTGTTTGAGAAGCCTGAGAACAATATCTCTGACTTGGTTTTGAGCAAACTAGGCAACTAA
- a CDS encoding OmpH family outer membrane protein, translated as MSTKIVSLLVFIFAVLSPSLQAQKFGYIDADFIITQMPQYPKVLEEIDKAALAWQQEVETKFREVEQTRQKYLQDEILLTDDMKSERLEALAKQEKEAREYQQKVFGYKGLFYQKRQDLMQTVQEELYQAVSKVARKNKIQIMFNKSSDLIMLYHEPRHDYTEEVLEALGINDED; from the coding sequence ATGTCAACAAAAATAGTTTCTCTACTTGTTTTTATTTTTGCGGTGCTTTCCCCTTCTTTGCAGGCGCAAAAGTTTGGATACATTGATGCGGACTTTATCATCACCCAAATGCCACAATATCCCAAAGTGCTCGAAGAAATCGACAAAGCAGCACTGGCTTGGCAACAGGAAGTAGAAACAAAGTTTAGAGAGGTAGAGCAAACACGGCAAAAGTATTTGCAAGATGAAATACTTTTGACCGATGATATGAAAAGCGAACGCCTCGAAGCACTTGCCAAACAAGAAAAAGAAGCGCGAGAATATCAACAAAAAGTATTTGGATACAAAGGTTTGTTTTATCAAAAACGTCAAGACTTGATGCAAACCGTACAAGAAGAACTTTATCAAGCCGTCAGCAAGGTAGCGCGCAAAAACAAAATACAAATTATGTTTAACAAGTCGAGCGACCTTATCATGCTCTATCACGAACCTCGGCACGACTATACCGAGGAGGTTTTGGAAGCATTAGGCATCAATGATGAAGATTAA
- a CDS encoding SIR2 family NAD-dependent protein deacylase: MAKKKVVVLSGAGISAESGIKTFRDSGGLWENHDVMEVASIEGWYRNPQLVLTFYNERRKQAAEVFPNAGHLALAQLEQHFEVTIITQNVDSLHEKAGSSRILHLHGELHKAQSTGNPDLIYDIGDAPIAWGQTCEQGHQLRPFIVWFGEAVPMMDKAARITSEADIFIVVGTSLAVYPAASLVDFVPDDTPIYVIDPHLPHMQERPALYRIEAKATDGLPKLCQKLVEQYA; this comes from the coding sequence ATGGCTAAAAAGAAAGTAGTCGTTCTAAGCGGCGCGGGAATCAGCGCCGAGAGCGGTATCAAAACTTTTCGCGACTCGGGCGGACTCTGGGAAAACCACGATGTGATGGAAGTCGCTTCTATCGAAGGATGGTATCGTAACCCACAGCTCGTATTGACTTTTTATAACGAGCGTCGTAAACAGGCAGCCGAAGTTTTCCCCAATGCAGGACATCTAGCACTTGCGCAGCTGGAGCAGCACTTTGAGGTAACTATCATCACACAAAACGTAGACAGCCTCCACGAAAAGGCCGGCTCCAGCCGCATTCTACACCTCCACGGCGAGCTGCACAAGGCCCAGAGCACTGGCAACCCTGACTTGATTTATGATATCGGGGATGCGCCCATCGCTTGGGGGCAAACCTGCGAGCAAGGGCATCAGCTGCGCCCCTTCATTGTATGGTTTGGCGAAGCAGTCCCGATGATGGATAAAGCGGCACGCATAACTTCCGAAGCAGATATCTTTATTGTGGTCGGGACATCTTTGGCAGTATACCCGGCAGCCAGCCTGGTAGACTTTGTGCCCGATGACACCCCCATCTATGTCATAGACCCACACCTGCCGCATATGCAAGAGCGCCCGGCGCTATACCGTATCGAAGCCAAAGCCACAGATGGGCTGCCCAAACTGTGTCAAAAGCTTGTTGAGCAATATGCCTAA
- the zupT gene encoding zinc transporter ZupT — protein MADTNNLLIAFGLTLFAGLATGIGSAMAFFTKSTNTRFLSVALGFSAGVMIYVSFVEIFVKAKTALTEALGESLGYQVTVISFFGGMLLIALIDKFIPSFENPHEMQTVEAMDDPEQAAAYQRRRSLFKVGIFTAIAIGIHNFPEGLATFASALKDPQLGIPIAIAIAIHNIPEGIAVSIPIYFATGSKRKAFLYSFLSGLAEPLGALVGYLLLFWLFNDITFGVLFAGVAGIMVFISIDELLPAAKEYGEHHLSIYGMVVGMAVMAVSLLMFL, from the coding sequence ATGGCTGATACAAACAACCTACTCATCGCTTTTGGATTGACACTTTTTGCGGGCTTAGCTACCGGAATCGGTAGCGCGATGGCCTTTTTTACCAAGAGCACCAATACCCGTTTTTTATCGGTGGCGCTGGGCTTCTCAGCGGGAGTGATGATTTATGTCTCTTTTGTGGAGATTTTTGTGAAGGCCAAAACAGCCCTTACCGAAGCACTGGGCGAAAGCTTGGGCTATCAAGTTACGGTAATTTCTTTTTTTGGTGGGATGCTCTTGATAGCACTTATTGACAAGTTCATCCCTTCGTTTGAAAACCCACACGAGATGCAAACCGTCGAAGCAATGGACGATCCTGAGCAGGCTGCAGCCTATCAGCGGCGGAGATCGCTCTTCAAAGTAGGGATTTTTACGGCCATTGCCATTGGCATCCACAACTTCCCCGAGGGTTTGGCCACGTTTGCGAGTGCCTTAAAAGACCCCCAATTGGGCATCCCAATTGCTATCGCAATAGCTATCCACAACATTCCAGAGGGCATTGCTGTCTCTATTCCCATTTATTTTGCTACAGGGAGCAAACGAAAAGCATTCTTGTACTCTTTTCTATCAGGTTTGGCCGAACCATTGGGCGCTTTGGTCGGATATTTGCTCCTTTTCTGGTTATTCAACGACATCACCTTTGGGGTTTTGTTTGCTGGTGTAGCGGGTATTATGGTGTTCATTTCTATTGATGAGCTGTTGCCTGCTGCCAAAGAATATGGCGAACATCACCTGTCTATCTATGGGATGGTCGTGGGGATGGCCGTAATGGCCGTAAGTTTGTTAATGTTTTTGTGA
- a CDS encoding branched-chain amino acid transaminase: MAYFDENTLIYHDGQWLEATAAVTGLYSQSLHYGYAVFEGIRAYATESGPLIFKAEAHYRRLQHSAARLHIPCKYSVEELTAITYTLLEKNKLSDAYIRPLLYVRMPNMGLKPSAEANLLIVAWQWGKYLGDKLLHMTLSPYERPNPKAFHIDAKASGHYVNSITASFEAQQRGFDEALLLDAQGFVAEAPGANFFMEKDGRLLTPTTDNILNGITRQTIIELAQQRNIPVEECRIRPEEILQADSAFLTGTAAEIAPIGAFENYTFPKSFDQSLGAVLYADFLQLVRQQPQMQTI; this comes from the coding sequence ATGGCTTATTTTGACGAGAATACCCTCATCTACCACGACGGCCAGTGGCTGGAGGCTACGGCAGCGGTTACGGGCTTATATTCGCAGTCGCTACACTATGGCTATGCTGTTTTTGAGGGCATACGCGCCTATGCGACCGAATCCGGCCCACTGATTTTCAAGGCCGAAGCGCACTATCGCCGCTTACAACACTCGGCTGCCCGGCTGCATATCCCTTGCAAATACAGTGTCGAAGAGCTGACGGCCATCACCTACACACTACTCGAAAAAAACAAGCTCAGCGATGCCTACATCCGCCCGCTCTTGTATGTGAGGATGCCCAATATGGGGCTGAAGCCTTCGGCAGAGGCCAATCTGCTGATAGTGGCTTGGCAATGGGGCAAGTACTTGGGAGACAAACTACTGCATATGACACTTTCGCCCTATGAGCGCCCCAATCCCAAGGCTTTTCATATCGATGCCAAGGCATCGGGGCATTATGTCAACTCCATCACAGCTTCGTTTGAGGCACAACAACGCGGCTTCGACGAAGCGCTCCTGCTGGATGCGCAGGGATTTGTGGCCGAAGCGCCGGGCGCCAATTTCTTTATGGAAAAAGATGGCCGCCTGCTCACTCCTACTACCGACAACATCCTCAACGGCATCACCCGACAAACCATCATCGAGCTAGCGCAACAGCGCAACATCCCTGTAGAAGAGTGCCGCATCCGTCCTGAAGAAATTCTCCAAGCCGATAGTGCCTTCCTCACTGGCACTGCCGCCGAGATAGCCCCCATTGGCGCTTTTGAAAACTATACCTTTCCCAAAAGCTTTGACCAATCCCTCGGGGCGGTCTTGTATGCAGACTTCCTACAATTGGTCAGACAACAACCCCAAATGCAAACCATATGA
- the ilvD gene encoding dihydroxy-acid dehydratase: MKPKLNKYSAIYTQNPNQPASQAMLYGAGLQEEDFDKAQIGVGSTGYEGNTCNMHLDALADNIKAGVKAQDLVAFRFNTIGVSDGITNGTDGMRYSLVSREVIADSIETIVGAHYYDGLVMVAGCDKNMPASVMAMARLNRPSLMVYGGTIAAGNYEGRPLNIVSAFEAWGEANAGKITPEAFKQIVKHACPGPGACGGMYTANTMAAAIEALGMALPYSSSAPALSPEKQQECAQVGKHIHELLVQDLKPSDIMTKEAFENALTVIIALGGSTNAVLHMIALAQEIGVALSLNDFQRMSDKTPLLADMKPSGRYLMEDLHAIGGTPALMKMLLKAGRLHGHCRTVTGRTLAENLAQVPDLAEGQTLIRPLEQPVKATGHLQILYGNLAPNGAVAKITGKEGEYFEGEAIVFDSEQALNEGLQAGLIKPGQVVVIRYVGPKGAPGMPEMLKPTAAIVGAGLGDKVALITDGRFSGGTHGFVVGHITPEAQVGGPLALVQNGDRIIIDVRGRKLSLQIGEETLATRQKAWQSPPLKVQKGVLYKYAQNVNSADKGCTTS, from the coding sequence ATGAAACCAAAGCTGAATAAATACAGCGCCATTTACACCCAAAACCCCAACCAACCGGCCTCGCAGGCAATGCTCTACGGAGCCGGATTACAGGAGGAGGATTTTGACAAAGCCCAAATAGGAGTAGGCAGTACCGGCTACGAAGGCAATACCTGCAATATGCACCTAGATGCGCTGGCCGATAATATCAAGGCTGGTGTCAAAGCCCAAGACTTGGTCGCCTTTCGATTCAATACCATTGGGGTCAGCGATGGCATCACCAACGGTACCGACGGGATGCGCTACTCCTTGGTCTCTCGTGAGGTGATTGCCGACTCTATCGAGACCATCGTCGGCGCACATTATTATGATGGCCTGGTAATGGTCGCAGGATGCGACAAAAATATGCCCGCCTCCGTGATGGCGATGGCACGCCTCAACCGCCCCTCGCTGATGGTCTATGGAGGGACTATCGCCGCCGGCAACTACGAAGGCCGCCCGCTCAATATTGTCTCGGCTTTTGAGGCTTGGGGCGAAGCCAATGCCGGTAAAATTACACCCGAAGCGTTCAAACAAATCGTCAAACACGCCTGCCCCGGGCCCGGCGCTTGCGGCGGAATGTATACGGCCAACACGATGGCTGCGGCTATCGAAGCCCTCGGAATGGCGCTGCCTTATAGCTCTTCAGCTCCGGCACTAAGCCCCGAAAAACAGCAAGAATGCGCGCAGGTGGGCAAGCACATCCACGAACTACTCGTGCAAGACCTCAAGCCCTCAGACATTATGACCAAGGAGGCTTTTGAAAATGCCCTGACGGTCATCATCGCGCTAGGTGGCTCTACCAATGCCGTGCTGCATATGATTGCCTTGGCCCAAGAAATCGGTGTAGCGCTCAGCTTGAATGACTTTCAGCGGATGAGCGACAAAACGCCGCTTTTGGCCGATATGAAACCGAGTGGGCGATACCTAATGGAAGACCTGCACGCCATCGGTGGCACGCCCGCCCTGATGAAGATGCTCCTCAAAGCAGGAAGACTACACGGGCACTGCCGCACGGTTACGGGACGTACCTTGGCCGAAAATCTAGCCCAAGTACCTGACCTAGCCGAAGGACAAACCCTCATCCGCCCGCTCGAACAACCCGTAAAAGCCACCGGACACTTGCAGATTCTATATGGCAACCTAGCGCCTAACGGTGCGGTGGCTAAAATTACAGGCAAAGAAGGGGAGTATTTTGAGGGAGAAGCCATTGTGTTTGACTCGGAGCAGGCGCTGAACGAGGGGCTGCAAGCCGGCCTCATCAAACCCGGGCAGGTCGTCGTCATTCGCTATGTAGGCCCCAAGGGCGCTCCCGGAATGCCCGAAATGCTCAAACCAACTGCTGCCATTGTAGGCGCCGGGCTGGGCGACAAGGTAGCCCTGATTACGGATGGGCGTTTCTCGGGTGGTACACACGGCTTTGTGGTGGGGCATATCACCCCCGAAGCCCAAGTAGGAGGGCCGCTGGCCTTGGTGCAAAACGGCGACCGCATCATCATTGATGTCAGAGGGCGTAAGCTCAGTTTGCAAATTGGGGAAGAGACCCTTGCCACACGCCAAAAAGCTTGGCAAAGCCCACCACTCAAAGTCCAAAAAGGTGTCCTCTATAAATATGCTCAAAATGTCAACAGCGCAGACAAGGGCTGTACGACAAGCTAA